The following nucleotide sequence is from Aedes aegypti strain LVP_AGWG chromosome 3, AaegL5.0 Primary Assembly, whole genome shotgun sequence.
AAACCTACCTCCCTATCCAGATAGGTGCCAATTACTCAATCTGGACACATTGGAACGTCGGCGTAATATTGCACAGATTTCCACTGCAGCAAAAATTATCAGTATACGAACACTCCAGGGTTGCTATCCCGAATCGATTTTCGCGCCTCCAGATGGACTCGCAACACAGCTGTGATCCAACATCGATTTCATCGCACCACTTTCGGTTACAACGAGCCTTTTTCTGCAATGTTAAGAACCTTTTCAATTGTGGAAGAGGAATATGAATTCGGTGAACCTGCTAAACGTTTTGTCAACCGTATTAGTGTGATTCTCATATTTTGAATGTTAATGATAATGTATTGTTAGTTGTATTTATTGCTCCTTTTATTATCATTTAGACTAATAAGTCCGATGAGTTacaataataaacaaataaacacttAAGTTTATCTTTCAACTATTTTCAGGTCAACTCCCTAGTCAGGACGTGTTGATGAATGTGATCGAGCAGCTGAAGCTTAGTTCGCTAAAACCGGCCAAAACTCCGGAGGAAGCGCTCAATAAGTCTTTCAAATTCTGGTCTACCCAACCGGTCCCTCGGATGGACGAAAAGATCGCCGTAAACGAACCGATCGAAGCGGACAAACCCATCAGCGAGATCCGGGAAGAACCCTACAGTTTACCGGAAGGGTTCACCTGGGACACCATGAATCTGGAGGATCCACTTCAACTAAAGGAGCTCTACACGCTTCTGAACGAGAACTACGTCGAAGATGACGACGCAATGTTCCGCTTCGATTATCAACCCGCCTTCCTTAAATGGGCCCTGCAGCCTCCCGGATGGCGCGCCGACTGGCACTGCGGAGTACGGGTGGTCAAGTCCGGCCGTCTGGTAGGGTTTATTTCGGCCATTCCCGGCACGCTAAACGTCCACCAGAAGACTCAGAAGATGGTTGAGATTAACTTCCTGTGCGTTCACAAGAAGCTGCGCTCGAAACGGCTGGCTCCGGTGCTGATCCGGGAGATTACCAGAAGGGTCAACCGTACCGGAATATTCCAAGCGGTCTACACGGCCGGCGTTGTGCTGCCGAAACCGGTTTCTTCCTGTCGCTACTGGCATCGGTCTCTGAATCCGAAGAAGCTTGTTGAGGTAAGTTTGGGCATTGAGGTGTCTTTTTATATACTGTTAGCAGGTTAGCAGGCATTGGCAGGTGTCTTTTTAGAGACTGCTAGACGCAGGCTCAGAAAATCATTCATAACATTAAATGAATTGTTTTAAATTGGCGTATCCATGTACAGTTACTTCTGGGATTATAAATGAACAAATTCGAGGATGTAACTTCATATTTGTACAGTGTAATCATTATGGACCACGTTGTTGCATAGCAATCAATAATATTCTCTATTACTTTCAGGTAAAATTTTCCCACCTTTCGCGCAATATGACGATGCAACGAACAATCAAACTATACAAACTGCCAGACGCCCCGAAAACGCCCGGCTTCCGAAAGCTGCGTGAATCTGATCTGTCAGCCACTCACAAGCTACTGGAGCGTTACCTGCTCGGGTTCAATCTGACGCCGGTGTTTGACGAGGAGGAATTCCGCCACTGGTTCTCGCCTCAGGAGGGCATCATCGATTGCTTCGTGGTGGAAGATCCGTCCACCGGTGAAATCACCGACATGGTCAGCTACTACACGCTGCCGTCAACCGTGATGCATCATGCCGTTCATAAGTGCGTTAAGGCCGCTTACAGCTTCTACAACGTGTCGACCAAGACGCCCTGGCTGGATCTGATCAACGATGCGCTCATCTCGGCGAAAAACCTCAACTTTGATGTGTTCAATGCGCTGGACCTGATGGAGAACCGCAAGTTCCTGGTGCCGCTTAAGTTCGGAATCGGCGATGGCAACTTGCAGTACTATCTGTACAATTGGCGCTGTCCGAGCATGCAACCGGAAGACGTCGGTTTGATTTTGCTGTAAACGATCCAAAGCGGCTTAGGGGAGACGCGCAACGCGTAATTTAAGTCCAGTTTTAATTGTTTCGGTTTCCTGTGTAGAAGATTCTAAGAACATCGATTAGTAATGCGCCAGGGGAAGGGGTGAATGTCGCTGGGAGGGCGATGCAGTTATGGGATTCAGAACATTTTCTTATATTATTTAGTAGGTACCTAAAGCATAATGTATCATGGGCACATTATATATTTATGTTACGAGGAAATCATGTATGGTGGAAAACATGAGCGAAGACGAAGGTTATTCGGTAAAACATAACGTACACAATAATGAAGCATAGTTCGTGTCTATTTCTGAAGGTACAATGCTAATTTCACAGCAATAGAACAGTTAAAGAAATCCTTGCAagccaaaaacttcttcaaaaagTCCTCCATTAATTACGGTTTATGGGGGAAGGGGGGTAAAGATTTCTAACGCGTCATATAATCTATTattcttcatacaaaaaattttaggctttattatttatatttatttgagtggcttttcgcccttggcgagttcgtcacttctcgattactttttcaaatcgacgtatgtaactttcatacggttttgagaaaattaggaagaatcacaacctgtcttctaaaactgttttacaaTGAATCTTTTGCGTAaatttttgcatacaatcagttCGCGTTAAAAAAtaaggtagtttctattatttccctaaaaaaaacaaaatgataagccgtttcattaagttgctttcgacgtttctgtaccagtgtaaaatcggctcaagtagtgttttgttttgattcgtggttaaccctctaatacccaaccccgcctttagacggggtacactttggaattttgtgtattttttcgtagctcggaaatcaaaattattttatttttggcttaaaccttgactcataacacgcatgtaAGAAAAGTttcttatgacttttgaaacttttttgtatttttgaaaattgtttgaaaaattgtatttttatataacctataaatgcccggggttaatttaacgtgtaatatagaaaatcataccttttatatttttctacgatcgacttatcacaaaagaagagcctggtggtatcaaaataatttcaaacctgtttttccgttagttacacggaaaataaaatacgctccgaaaaaaaattgaaaatttaatattttcaaaagtaccgcaaaaaattaaatttttattattgttaaaaatcaacaaccagaaaaggcttcaagaaaaaatgaaaaaagctagggatgttcaaaaataaaaattataaaaatcaaaaaccaaaattcaaaaattcacgaataaaaaaatataattgcccagaacgtgtttagaacgattttagataacgaaaaataatatttaaatcgaaaataaaaatttgggtattagagggttaagtcactttgtctccccatacaacggagcggtgaaagtacCCATCCGTGCAAAAGTTGAAATTCTTACTATCGCCGTTTTGTAATTCTGGatttaaacgttttaaaagtgaaaaattaagTTGGGTAAGAGCGGAACGTgaggaatttcgtctgcgaaacacgtacaCTGAAAAGAGCCTTGCGGTCGAAATTACCATGTTGATGGTTTAATTTAAATGCACAACGCCACTTTATTTGTGCAGACTACACACTACGCTCATCTCAAACGGATTTTGTAGTGAGATTTACCATGGGGACCGCGTATTAGGGAGTCGGTAAAAATGACTATGTTTCGTGATAATCGTAACAACATTTTTGGGTTATTTTGTGAACCATCATTTGCGTTTAAGTTGACAACATTTGTGTAGTAATATGAACTGTACGATTGTAGTATTTGTGACATCTTCCAGAGCTTGATAATGTTTCACGCGCAATGCAtctgaatttgaatcaagaatcAGAATCGATAATTTTTATTAACATGACTAACAATTTTACAGTACTTCACACTTATTAATTGCACATTATTATTTGACTTCAGCAGGCAGCTCGTATTGGAAATGTAGCATTCAGGTCCACCAAATAGTTGCATTAATGGAGTAATCTGTTTATCAGTAGAGTTTAATTAAAAATCGCTAAATAATCTTAGAAAGGTAATTTACCTTTATAATAACTATATCTGCGAATGAATGGAGAACATCTTGAGAAAGCATTTTCATTTCCCGATTTTTTCAGCTATTTTTTGCAATCAAAGAGAAAAAACATTGTATGTACCATTAGAGCAAAACCATGATTGGGAAACACAAAGATCCAAAGATAACTtcacaaacatttattttcaattgaattaatatttttcaacatttttaaagCACTTCGTTCGACTATGCTGGAGCTGTGCTTTCTTCGAAAACAGTAATGGCGTCTCTTGCTACAATTAAAGAAGAATCAACCGTGACCAATTTGAGTAATTGTTTTAAACGGGGCCATGGTAAAAATAAGACCACACGACATTAGACATTACCGTTGCTGCAGTTAATTCAACTGCATTCTAGAATAGTATTCTCAACTACACGGTCATGATTACGGTTACTCCAACATTGATTTCAGTGTAGgatcaataaagtaagtttgttcacttttctgacttgagactatttgaataagttgtCGAGACTTATCATTTTaggttttaataaaaaaaaaaaaacaaccgctcaattttggcacggttcaaTTTAGGCAACataatttttttggaaatcttttaaaaattaacGTATCGCTTTAAATTTGAGCCAATAATTACTATTGTAAATACgacaaaataatttgaattacgGAAACATGATCGATAACCATACTGCCGTTATATGCATAATTGTCctatgttccaaaatatgaagCCGAGAAAAACGCGATTGAACATTTTGGCACATTAATGCTCCGTATTGATAGAGGTTAAGATAAATTTGAAAAGTTTCTTCACAACAATATGAGGAAAAGGGTGTTTTTTAGAGTCATGAGTTGGTTTCAGCgaacaaatatgaattttgctATGAAATAAAAAGTGGGacggttatgcctagaaatactgAGATTTGGGGGAATTTCTACGCATTAGAGTCCCACTAACTGTAGCAGACTGATTTTAACCTATCACACTGATCTTGATAGTAGCTTTGACGTGAATTTTATACCGAAAGTGGAAGATCTTTGTAAATTGTAAAGCCTATGTTGAGGGTATGTATATGATTGAGATTAGAAAGGCGTTTGAATGCAAAATTGTGATAAAAGTCGTAtgtgaaaagaagaaaaagtgCGAATATGGACCGTGTGAATTCACTGATTTTACGTTTGATTGGTGCCACATTCACTTATGAGAAAAGGGTCTGAGGTCATGGGTAATGTCTGTGCATTCTGTACACCACTTACAGTGCATGAGCTGGTTTTAGTGTGCCGTCGGTGGTGCGGTATCCCCACACTCTCCGAGTAACATTCACAGGAGTCTGAAATATATCAGCGGCCGCAGTAGTAACGATATCCTAAGCTGCTTTCACTGCGCGTTCGAAGGCAACTTGTTCTTAAAAGTTATAAAATAAAACTACATGTTTTCTTCACATTGGCTACAAACTTTACTATATCACATTCGATTTACTTCGTTAATATCGTCCCTCTAGCAAGTCTGTGGTTCTAGAAATGCTTCCAGAAGCATCGCGTTCAAAAATCTTAAAGTGAGATACTCATATTGATATGATTTCGGACACATCCGTAATTGCCCACTTTCCCCAGGGAACTttgaacctactatagagtggtcatGCCAGCTGgttgttatgaaaattattccgcaatcatcaaattaaaaaatcttgaagtttgataccCATATTGACATGGTTTtggattaccgtaaaacggggtaactttgataatgcgggtaactttgatagtgcgtaacccaccacaaacTAAAcgcaatatcataatttctgttaatcagttaagcaaaacgaatgaaaaactaaagaacattagtatgacacttcatgtaagagcggttttcattttaatcaagaacattttaggctttttatacaaatttaaaaaaattacacaaatttagcatttttgaaacgcttacaaacaatctgttctacgatcactatttgatgtagttttgaatagttggccacttatctttgacagcctagttatcatagaacttgaatacggtctcaaatctcttagcgaaaagcattttcacaaactgggaccatttttgtaatctaagtcagaaatttccatataacgttaaacgcctagaggtatgcaatgccctacaaatgttcgttattcattcaattttgttcgaatcatactccattatcaaagttaccccaaaacagaaaaccaactttcgattatatgaaaaattatatatccattcaaaataaatcttttgtcaatttatcgactgtaatcgatagctaggatgccagtacttgttttaaaaatataaattgtaaatctttgaaacaacatgcaaaaatattcaagttttcttaaaaaaactatcaaagttaccccgttttacggtattaaaTATTGGCCATTTACGCTAGCGCACCTCGAATCTACTATAGAATGTCCAGCCAACAAATATGTTCACATAACTGAGACTGCAAGTGATAAAAGAGAACACTTATTCGGTAAAAGCAGACATTTGGAGGCTATATACGTACATTTAGAAAATTTGTCATGGTTAATACAACTTCAGACAATTTCATTAGGCGTTCACTATAATTTCATGTATGATTGTGTATTGCAGTTAATATGACTTAATTTTTacgaacaaataaaataaaaagaaataaatgatcATGAGACCAGCATCGAACTTCTGACCTTACGTTCGCTAGTCAGATACGCTACTACTATGCCGCACAGTCTTTGTTGCAGGACTTGGTCTTTTAGCAAATGTAACTGAATTGTCATTTTGCAAATGAACCAGTGCAACTCTGTAGGTTTCATGTTTTATCGATTTGACGTTTGTAGTGGAAACGAAGTGCAGCAATTTATTATAGATGATAGATTggcttgacaaaattaaaaactgttattttattttgttcaaaatgaaataccgtgcacccccgctaatttgaacggcaCCTCATgtaaaccatcggggttcatttttaatttgaacatctagtcaccctagaaacgtgtttctggttacctctttcactgttttgttttgattctgcgttccgttccacagcgttccagctcacttcactccgttccatgagctaaatgacgtttgaaccatttttaatctgaccgatgtgcaaattagcggggtacagattaaaaagtgttcagattaaatgtgtaTTGAACCAATGTTGGCTGAGCAGTCTTCAGGGAATTAAAAACGCTAATTTTTGATTtgggaaaaatcaaaaattagcgTTTTTAATTCCCTGAAGACTCTTCAGCCAACATTGGTTCAATAACATAACCTCAGTCGAAGCTCATCCAAaaagattaaatgtggtcaaaccaacgggggtacccggtaacagtttttaattttgtcaagactgagaAGCCAATCTATCATCAACAAGGAACTACAGTCGAACTACCAACGATGCAATTTATTATAGACATCGTACGAAAATACTTATGCAACGTGATGACATAGTGTTTCTGTTGAACAGTGAAGTTTTTTAAACCGGTAAGtcaatttgttcatgaattcatgaatttatttatgtttatgaTGCGTTCGGAGATGTGCCCTGTATGATTTTATATCTACATCAGATGAACTCATATGTAATCTCAAATTTATGATTATAATAGAGTCATACCAAGTGAAAAAGAAATCGTAATGTAATGACAGtttatcatatatataaaatcccagcgttgtctgtctgtcagtaacgctttgaaatgtttcatcgaaaagtttcgttgaacactacaacagtaatttaagagcactacaacggtcaattttaatataagaacattacaattgcaaattgtgCAGCACTACAAACGctctttgacagaatattctggagttcGCTGGAACTTTGTTGATTCCAATTCAAGGAATATTCTCGAAACCTTCATCATTGTCGTCTGTATAGGAATTTGGTTGGTGACTTAAACgtgaacaaatcaacttcaagcaaattgtaattcggtcgaacttgaatcggattggagttgaaaatgtgaaacgggTTTCTTCAGTTCCAACTcaggttcaaaaacgagtttGACATATTTAAAAGCTAGATAAACATGAATGAGATGAATATGCGCCATATATTcgattttattaatttacagcGAAATCTCCAAGATGTtcaatgactcgatatcgactcatagatGCATaccttaaacaaaattgtatactTACTggaaaacagctttccaaaacatTCCTGTTCTATGGCttgatatttccctgagtcgatGGTGTTTTCACCACAACTGTGATTTTGGAAAATGACAATGAATCATTGTACACTGCAGCAGCTATTCTGAAGAATATGCTAGAATGTTTGATAAGATTCTACTCTCTAATTCATAGAATCTTCtcgaacttttgaaat
It contains:
- the LOC5565981 gene encoding glycylpeptide N-tetradecanoyltransferase, translating into MADQQVAAAETSDLKPDTEKNGPLVESATDGAKPLKSKKKKKNKQQPPQESQQDGGTGSGAAPDQDSAVFSTAAGQQEEIASGSGIALPGRGQLPSQDVLMNVIEQLKLSSLKPAKTPEEALNKSFKFWSTQPVPRMDEKIAVNEPIEADKPISEIREEPYSLPEGFTWDTMNLEDPLQLKELYTLLNENYVEDDDAMFRFDYQPAFLKWALQPPGWRADWHCGVRVVKSGRLVGFISAIPGTLNVHQKTQKMVEINFLCVHKKLRSKRLAPVLIREITRRVNRTGIFQAVYTAGVVLPKPVSSCRYWHRSLNPKKLVEVKFSHLSRNMTMQRTIKLYKLPDAPKTPGFRKLRESDLSATHKLLERYLLGFNLTPVFDEEEFRHWFSPQEGIIDCFVVEDPSTGEITDMVSYYTLPSTVMHHAVHKCVKAAYSFYNVSTKTPWLDLINDALISAKNLNFDVFNALDLMENRKFLVPLKFGIGDGNLQYYLYNWRCPSMQPEDVGLILL